A stretch of Spodoptera frugiperda isolate SF20-4 chromosome 6, AGI-APGP_CSIRO_Sfru_2.0, whole genome shotgun sequence DNA encodes these proteins:
- the LOC118267997 gene encoding telomerase Cajal body protein 1 homolog gives MGDISIEMDQVGVGELNVKTEDFANDVENGENSTASEESILPFPSLFTSKTLIELSNSSWTRSRRANEDVQPYLRGCKWSPDGTCCLSVVNNDGVHVTELSTDLYEGSVAPNRIIDVMDSVIHVKECGLIYDFCWFPRMNSRIPDTCCWLTTRQNAPVQMWDAYDGSLRCSYRGFDSVDQMEPAISVTFSTFGGLIIAGYKKAIRIFDVERPGREFIEHKIKAPAACLAVCDDLLAVGSWNTTVSLYSANTLGNYKSIGVMHGHGGGVTQVKFTPDGRYLVSGARKDNRLLLWDIRHFRRPLNILSRVVETNQRIYFDISPCGKYLVSGGTDGVIKVWDEDQVPWKSALEITEDMGDTATYKFPLHKDCCNSVSIHPIRPILATGSGQYHIRRPMVPSPEPKIEVKNQDSTPPMIKTENSTDESTVPTQSNKRKLEDRESPDLEIEYTENTENSLVFWWIGEVPDLT, from the exons atgggtGACATTTCAATAGAAATGGATCAAGTAGGTGTGGGTGAACTTAATGTCAAGACCGAAGATTTTGCCAATGATGTAGAAAATGGAGAAAACTCAACAGCTAGCGAAGAGTCTATTCTTCCATTTCCAAGTTTATTTACGAGTAAAACTCTGATAGAACTATCAAATTCTTCGTGGACGCGATCTAGGCGGGCTAATGAAGATGTGCAGCCTTATTTGCGTGGTTGTAAATGGTCACCGGACGGTACTTGTTGCCTCAGTGTGGTGAACAACGATGGGGTACATGTGACCGAGCTATCGACAGACCTCTACGAAGGGTCTGTTGCCCCCAACCGAATAATAGACGTTATGGATTCTGTAATTCACGTCAAAGAATGCGGATTGATATATGACTTCTGTTGGTTTCCTAGGATGAATAGTCGCATCCCAGATACTTGTTG ttgGTTGACAACTAGGCAGAATGCTCCAGTGCAAATGTGGGATGCTTACGATGGTTCCCTGCGTTGTTCCTACAGGGGATTTGATTCAGTTGACCAGATGGAACCAGCTATATCTGTGACCTTTTCAACTTTTGGCGGCCTAATTATAGCTGGATACAAAAAAGCTATTAGAATTTTTGATGTAGAAAG ACCAGGCAGAGAATTCATAGAACATAAAATTAAAGCTCCGGCAGCATGTCTTGCTGTGTGCGATGATCTGTTGGCTGTTGGGTCCTGGAACACCACTGTCAGCTTGTACAGTGCGAATACACTCGGCAATTACAAGAGTATTGGAGTGATGCATGGACATGGAG GAGGAGTCACTCAAGTAAAGTTCACACCAGATGGCCGTTACCTCGTGTCGGGCGCTCGTAAGGACAACAGACTATTACTGTGGGACATCAGACACTTCCGTAGACCACTAAACATATTATCTAGAGTAGTAGAAACTAACCAAAGAATTTATTTCGATATTTCACCCTGTGGCAAGTATTTGGTCTCTGGTGGTACAGATGGAGTAATTAAGGTGTGGGACGAGGATCAAGTGCCTTGGAAATCTGCTTTGGAAATCACTGAGGATATGGGTGATACTGCTACTTATAAG TTCCCACTCCATAAAGATTGCTGCAACAGTGTCTCAATTCATCCAATACGGCCTATCCTAGCAACTGGCTCAGGACAATACCATATCAGACGTCCAATGGTACCATCACCAGAACCGAAGATAGAAGTTAAAAACCAAGACAGTACCCCACCTAtgataaaaacagaaaattcaACTGACGAGTCTACGGTTCCGACAcaatcaaataaaagaaaattagaaGACCGAGAATCTCCTGATTTAGAAATAGAATATACAGAAAACACTGAAAATAGTCTAGTGTTCTGGTGGATTGGAGAAGTACCAGATTTAACGtag
- the LOC118267994 gene encoding hormone-sensitive lipase encodes MRIKFLIRGLRYGKRVISEMAFSESPAKASLCCEISQDGAAPTYAMYEALKDSCQNNATYFQPDDSENGQRLYQGFMTLMDHVDTVWPLVDHVRKVAPQYDFDSKSPGNGYRSFVSVVDSCVLHGLKLSRQVNTSRDALLFRKGHFVKEIESCGQLLASLGTCLHHLHTLLSWAPPGELFPTEPHTPEELFAQADTINQYCFYGRCLGFQFLPSMRGILKGISICMAGFSEAYYCHGNLISSVWTGGQYLIDPEMRARRIVNISQSANIEFCKAFWFLAESEIMKRVPSLMSSPVAVNKLITIPPEPIVVNTIDYKEITVLPPTVHIGLQGLNVRLISANKRIGMAGEGSSSFPPSDGVLFHCHGGGFVAQSSKSHETYLRDWAAKLNVPILSVDYSLAPQAPFPRALEEVFYAYCWMLTHFKEIGTTGKRIVFAGDSAGANLVAACTLKILTTGLRRPDGMFLAYAPLMISFVPSPARLLCLMDPVLPFGFMMRCLKAYASPSHRPDGGKGKEDKQNGGHNQIMSSATTPLDSNGFLKVSPSQEGISEGPSSFEEVSPSDLAELQAHKSGSERRKSSDTTISAASLQSEHTATGITPPEDKSQKYVSDFLERYVLDSDTDSEGRRIPIIKPNKMAYDESHREESENSSTLVGEPPLVEDDLSKESKKRIKTRISEAATGFMGAMSSRLAYITGSNAISRPTQDDLAARTNLDALIARSPSDEFIFSVPRDPLLSPYWADDQLLTKFPPVRILTVHLDPCLDDCVMFAKKLKKLGNTVGIEVLEGLPHGFLNFSLMAKEANEGSKLCIERIKQLLDLDTHPAARDNEL; translated from the exons ATGAGGATTAAGTTCTTAATACGCGGTTTGCGTTACGGGAAAAGGGTTATATCGGAAATGGCCTTTTCGGAATCACCGGCGAAAGCTTCGCTGTGCTGTGAGATATCACAGGATGGTGCTGCACCAACGTATGCGATGTACGAGGCATTGAAAGATTCGTGCCAAAACAACGCGACCTATTTTCAACCGGACGACAGCGAGAATGGGCAGAGACTGTACCAGGGCTTCATGACCCTCATGGACCATGTAGACACTGTGTGGCCTTTGGTAGATCATGTGAGGAAG gtgGCTCCTCAATACGACTTCGATTCAAAATCGCCAGGCAATGGATACCGCAGTTTCGTTTCAGTGGTCGATTCCTGTGTATTGCACGGTTTAAAACTTAGCAGACAAGTGAATACCAGTAGAGATGCACTCCTATTTAGAAAGGGACATTTCGtcaa GGAGATAGAATCCTGCGGGCAGCTTCTAGCTTCACTGGGCACGTGTCTCCATCACCTACACACGCTGTTGTCATGGGCACCACCAGGAGAGCTGTTCCCAACCGAACCTCACACGCCCGAGGAGTTGTTTGCGCAAGCCGACACCATTAATCAGTATTGTTTCTATGGAAGGTGCCTCGGGTTTCAA TTCCTGCCATCAATGCGTGGAATATTGAAAGGCATATCAATATGTATGGCGGGCTTCTCCGAGGCGTACTATTGCCATGGTAACCTCATCAGCTCCGTGTGGACTGGTGGCCAGTACCTCATCGACCCTGAGATGCGAGCAAGGAGGATTGTTAACATATCTCAGTCAGCGAACATAGAGTTCTGCAAGGCGTTCTGGTTTCTGGCTGAAAGTg AGATTATGAAGAGAGTACCAAGTCTAATGTCATCGCCGGTAGCTGTGAACAAGCTCATAACGATCCCTCCAGAGCCTATTGTAGTGAACACAATCGATTACAAGGAGATCACAGTACTACCGCCCACGGTACACATAGGGCTACAAGGATTGAATGTGAGACTCATCAGTGCAAACAAGAGGATTGGCAtg GCAGGAGAAGGATCATCGTCCTTCCCACCATCAGACGGAGTTCTCTTCCATTGCCACGGCGGTGGGTTCGTGGCACAGAGTTCAAAGTCCCATGAAACGTACCTGCGGGATTGGGCGGCTAAGCTGAACGTGCCTATACTGTCTGTAGACTACAGTTTAGCACCCCAAGCCCCCTTCCCGAGAGCGTTGGAGGAAGTGTTCTATGCCTACTGCTGGATGCTCACACATTTCAAGGAGATTGGAACTACTG GTAAACGAATAGTATTTGCGGGTGATTCAGCCGGTGCGAACTTAGTAGCTGCATGTACACTGAAGATATTAACGACAGGGCTGCGGAGACCAGATGGCATGTTCCTAGCGTACGCCCCACTCATGATCAGCTTTGTACCAAGTCCAGCAAGATTGTTGTGTCTTATGGACCCGGTACTTCCATTTGGATTCATGATGAGGTGTCTTAAAG cATACGCCAGTCCCAGTCACAGACCTGATGGTGGCAAAGGCAAGGAGGACAAACAGAATGGAGGACACAACCAGATAATGTCGAGCGCCACCACGCCGCTCGATAGCAATGGCTTCCTTAAAGTCAGTCCTTCTCAAG AAGGTATAAGCGAAGGGCCGTCATCATTCGAGGAAGTGTCTCCGTCCGACCTGGCCGAGCTACAAGCTCACAAGTCCGGCAGTGAGAGGAGGAAGTCTTCCGACACTACTATCAGCGCCGCCTCGCTGCAAAGCGAACATACCGCTACAG GTATCACTCCACCGGAGGATAAATCTCAGAAGTACGTGTCAGACTTCCTTGAAAGGTACGTGTTGGATAGCGACACCGACTCTGAAGGACGCAGGATACCCATCATCAAACCTAACAAGATGGCTTACGATGAATCTCACAG GGAAGAATCTGAGAACTCAAGCACGCTAGTAGGAGAGCCACCGCTTGTTGAAGATGATTTGAGTAAAGAAAGTAAAAAGAGGATTAAAACAAG GATTAGCGAAGCAGCGACTGGTTTCATGGGCGCCATGTCCTCCAGGCTGGCGTACATCACTGGGTCTAACGCAATCTCGAGACCTACGCAAGATGA CCTAGCAGCCCGCACCAACCTGGACGCGCTGATAGCCCGCAGTCCGTCGGACGAGTTTATATTCTCAGTGCCGCGCGACCCGCTACTGTCGCCGTACTGGGCTGACGACCAACTGCTCACCAAGTTCCCGCCTGTCAGAATACTG